A stretch of the Chitiniphilus purpureus genome encodes the following:
- a CDS encoding CYTH domain-containing protein, whose amino-acid sequence MATEIERKFLLSSDIWRTLPHTSVRIAQGYLSAEPARTVRVRIKGEAGFLTVKGQNHGISRVEFEYPIPHTDAEAMLALCPHVLDKTRHLLQTGPYVWEIDEFHGDNAGLVVAEIELPAVDAEFTRPAWLGEEVSHDARYYNSYLSQHPYNRW is encoded by the coding sequence ATGGCGACCGAAATCGAACGCAAGTTCCTGCTGTCGAGCGATATCTGGCGCACGCTGCCGCATACCTCGGTGCGGATCGCCCAGGGCTATCTGAGCGCTGAACCGGCACGCACGGTGCGGGTCCGGATCAAGGGGGAGGCGGGCTTTCTGACCGTGAAGGGCCAGAACCACGGCATCAGCCGTGTCGAGTTCGAATACCCCATTCCCCACACCGATGCCGAAGCCATGCTGGCGCTCTGCCCCCACGTGCTGGACAAGACCCGCCACCTGTTGCAAACCGGCCCGTATGTTTGGGAAATCGACGAATTCCATGGCGACAATGCCGGGCTGGTCGTCGCCGAGATCGAATTGCCCGCGGTCGATGCCGAGTTCACACGCCCCGCTTGGCTGGGTGAGGAGGTCTCGCATGACGCGCGCTACTACAACAGCTATCTGTCCCAGCATCCCTATAACCGCTGGTAA
- a CDS encoding pilus assembly PilX family protein: MCFIARKRGFILITSVIFMLVLTLVVVYAVRSATVYERVAGNNRNHSQAFQAAEYALAQARGALVEEPPAVSASGCTGGACPKSYDTSRFDSPAFWIANQAATCAVNAACNNRGANKVPVGTPASFPSATGEQPRYVVRELGTASPGGKSCNFYEITAFGQGSNAQSASILRSVVKACDS, encoded by the coding sequence ATGTGCTTCATTGCACGAAAACGCGGATTTATCCTGATCACCAGCGTGATCTTCATGCTGGTGCTTACCCTGGTCGTCGTCTATGCCGTGCGTTCCGCAACAGTCTACGAACGGGTGGCGGGCAACAACCGCAATCACAGCCAGGCATTCCAGGCGGCCGAGTATGCATTGGCACAGGCGCGCGGAGCCCTGGTGGAAGAGCCGCCTGCGGTCAGCGCCAGCGGCTGTACCGGCGGTGCCTGCCCGAAAAGCTACGATACATCGCGTTTCGACAGCCCTGCCTTCTGGATCGCGAATCAAGCCGCCACCTGCGCTGTCAATGCGGCCTGCAACAACCGTGGCGCAAACAAGGTGCCGGTCGGGACGCCGGCGTCGTTCCCCAGTGCCACGGGCGAGCAGCCCCGCTATGTGGTCCGCGAACTGGGCACGGCCTCGCCCGGCGGCAAGAGCTGCAATTTCTACGAGATCACCGCATTTGGCCAGGGGAGCAATGCGCAAAGCGCCTCCATCCTGCGTTCCGTGGTCAAAGCCTGCGATAGCTGA
- the pilV gene encoding type IV pilus modification protein PilV yields MRTNQLGIIMIEVLVSLAVLALGILGLASLQVYSLKNSQSAYSRSIASDLANDLADRIRANRSPRRSESDGGAAAYDENGAVIPLAPDYARLICAVDASAAGAITCSWPSGFTQPANTAGAALAAQDLAAWKNLVAASLPAGSEGGGVICRDNNLNNDPKNTPGAGTYTSKPVAPDHANFASLTGCLAPGSAGYATAPYVVKIWWQENVSSVERGDASSVNAKQQATLSLFSTPI; encoded by the coding sequence ATGCGCACCAACCAACTTGGCATCATCATGATCGAAGTGCTGGTATCGCTGGCGGTACTGGCACTCGGCATATTGGGGCTTGCTTCGCTGCAGGTGTATTCACTCAAGAACAGCCAGAGCGCCTATTCGCGCTCGATTGCCTCCGACCTTGCCAATGACCTGGCCGACCGGATCCGCGCCAACCGCTCGCCTCGCCGCAGCGAATCGGACGGTGGGGCGGCGGCGTATGACGAGAACGGGGCCGTGATCCCGCTGGCGCCGGACTATGCGCGCCTGATATGCGCGGTGGATGCCAGTGCCGCCGGTGCCATCACCTGCAGTTGGCCCAGCGGTTTCACCCAGCCTGCCAATACCGCGGGTGCGGCGCTGGCGGCCCAGGATCTGGCGGCCTGGAAGAATCTGGTTGCCGCAAGCCTGCCGGCCGGCAGCGAAGGTGGGGGGGTGATCTGCCGCGACAACAATTTGAACAATGATCCCAAGAACACGCCGGGAGCCGGCACCTACACCAGCAAGCCGGTAGCACCCGACCATGCCAACTTTGCAAGCCTGACAGGCTGCCTAGCGCCCGGCAGCGCCGGATACGCCACGGCCCCGTATGTGGTCAAGATCTGGTGGCAAGAGAACGTCAGCTCGGTCGAACGGGGTGATGCCAGCAGTGTGAACGCAAAGCAGCAGGCGACATTGAGCCTGTTCTCGACCCCAATCTGA
- a CDS encoding PilW family protein, translated as MHRLRGFTIVELMIGLSLALLLALAIASVYSQTRQTFRLQAAQSRLSDDGQYVLETYKRMLTQSGYRSWNGSAGGQILIAAFPAATPFAAGDTLLEDDDGIHVRFYGDTDGNVIRCETSNDADYPFLKAAGAATTRYTFVLYHDDNADTLNCAAADKSNARVLVSNVVDYSMRYGQDTGSDRIPDQYVAAAAATWAKVYAARLCVVLRSAEINLVNEAMKYQDCSGVTQTATDKRLYRTFTATVQLRNRFD; from the coding sequence ATGCATCGCCTTCGCGGTTTCACCATCGTTGAACTCATGATCGGCCTGTCGCTGGCGCTGCTGCTCGCGCTGGCCATCGCCAGCGTCTACTCGCAGACGCGCCAGACCTTCCGGCTGCAGGCAGCCCAGAGCCGGTTGAGCGACGACGGGCAATATGTGCTGGAAACCTACAAGCGGATGCTGACGCAATCAGGCTATCGCTCGTGGAACGGCAGTGCCGGTGGCCAGATCCTCATCGCGGCATTCCCGGCGGCGACGCCCTTTGCTGCCGGCGACACGCTGCTTGAAGACGATGACGGCATCCATGTGCGCTTCTATGGCGATACTGATGGGAATGTGATCCGTTGCGAGACAAGCAACGATGCCGATTATCCATTCCTCAAGGCCGCCGGTGCCGCTACGACCCGCTACACCTTTGTGTTGTACCACGACGACAATGCCGACACGCTCAATTGCGCCGCGGCGGACAAGAGCAATGCGAGGGTGCTGGTCAGCAACGTGGTCGATTACAGCATGCGGTACGGGCAGGACACCGGGAGCGACAGGATACCCGACCAGTATGTCGCGGCGGCGGCAGCGACCTGGGCCAAGGTCTATGCAGCCCGTCTGTGTGTGGTGTTGCGAAGCGCCGAGATCAACCTGGTCAACGAAGCGATGAAATACCAGGACTGCAGTGGTGTCACCCAGACCGCGACGGACAAACGCCTCTACCGCACCTTCACCGCCACTGTGCAACTTCGCAACCGTTTCGATTGA
- the hemL gene encoding glutamate-1-semialdehyde 2,1-aminomutase, with protein sequence MTSNDGLFERACHHIPGGVNSPVRAFGSVGGIPRFLERGAGAHVWDVDGKRYIDYVGSWGPLILGHAHPAVLEAVTRAARNGLSFGAPTAAEVELADLLCQRMPSMQQVRLVSSGTEATMSAIRLARGYTGRDKLVKFEGCYHGHADALLVKAGSGLLTFGNPSSAGVPAGAAADTLVLPYNDVDALQTLFAQQGDRIAAIIVEPIAGNMNLVQPSPAFVNALRTLSQAHGSLLIYDEVMTGFRVGPQGAQGLHGIQPDLTCLGKVVGGGMPLAAFGGRADVMAKLAPLGPVYQAGTLSGNPVAVAAGLATLNEIAAPGFFETLGRQTTALAQGLCDAANANGTVFSAQAVGGMFGIYFSPHPPTSYGEVMNSDRAAFNAFFHAMLEEGVYFAPSAFEAGFVSCQHSAEDLEATFAAARKVFAQIALNTR encoded by the coding sequence ATGACTTCAAACGACGGTTTGTTCGAACGCGCTTGCCACCACATCCCCGGCGGGGTCAATTCGCCGGTGCGTGCGTTTGGCTCGGTCGGCGGGATACCCCGCTTTCTCGAGCGCGGGGCGGGGGCCCACGTGTGGGACGTCGACGGCAAGCGCTATATCGACTATGTCGGTTCCTGGGGGCCACTGATCCTGGGCCATGCCCATCCGGCGGTGCTCGAGGCCGTGACACGTGCTGCCCGCAACGGTTTGTCCTTTGGTGCGCCCACCGCGGCCGAAGTCGAGCTTGCCGACCTGCTATGCCAGCGCATGCCCAGCATGCAGCAGGTCAGGCTGGTTTCGAGCGGGACCGAGGCCACCATGAGCGCCATCCGCCTGGCACGGGGCTACACCGGCCGCGACAAGCTCGTGAAGTTCGAGGGCTGTTATCACGGCCACGCCGATGCGCTGCTGGTCAAGGCAGGGTCGGGGCTGCTCACCTTCGGCAACCCATCCTCGGCCGGGGTGCCTGCAGGCGCGGCAGCCGACACCCTCGTGCTGCCCTACAACGATGTCGACGCGTTGCAGACGCTGTTCGCGCAGCAGGGCGACCGGATCGCCGCCATTATCGTCGAGCCCATCGCCGGCAACATGAATCTGGTCCAGCCCAGCCCCGCCTTTGTGAACGCGTTGCGCACATTGTCCCAGGCGCATGGCAGCCTCTTGATCTACGACGAGGTCATGACCGGTTTCCGGGTGGGGCCGCAAGGGGCGCAGGGGCTGCACGGCATCCAGCCCGATCTCACCTGCCTTGGCAAGGTGGTCGGCGGCGGCATGCCCCTGGCCGCGTTCGGCGGCCGTGCGGACGTCATGGCCAAGCTTGCGCCGCTGGGCCCGGTGTACCAGGCCGGAACGCTTTCGGGCAATCCGGTGGCGGTCGCCGCCGGGCTTGCGACCTTGAACGAAATCGCCGCCCCCGGCTTCTTCGAAACACTGGGCAGGCAGACCACGGCATTGGCGCAAGGGCTGTGCGATGCGGCCAACGCGAATGGCACCGTCTTCAGCGCGCAGGCGGTCGGCGGCATGTTCGGTATCTATTTCAGTCCGCATCCGCCCACAAGCTATGGTGAAGTGATGAACAGCGACCGGGCGGCCTTCAACGCGTTCTTCCATGCCATGCTCGAAGAGGGCGTCTATTTTGCCCCTTCGGCGTTCGAGGCAGGCTTCGTCTCGTGCCAGCACAGTGCAGAAGACCTGGAAGCAACCTTTGCCGCTGCCCGGAAGGTTTTTGCCCAGATTGCACTGAACACGCGTTAA
- a CDS encoding CopD family protein — MLWAKSFHLIFVISWFAGLFYLPRLFVNHAMADDSVTQARLLLMERKLLRFMTPLAALALILGAVTWWYYGFYAGKGWYWMHVKLVLVLVLVGYHAWCWRLYRDFAANRNRHGHVWFRWFNELPVLVLVCVVILVIVKPF; from the coding sequence GTGCTATGGGCTAAATCGTTCCACCTGATCTTTGTCATCAGCTGGTTCGCCGGTTTGTTCTACCTGCCACGGCTGTTCGTCAATCATGCCATGGCCGATGACAGCGTGACCCAGGCGCGGTTGCTGCTGATGGAGCGCAAGCTGCTGCGCTTCATGACCCCGCTTGCCGCGTTGGCGTTGATCCTGGGCGCGGTGACGTGGTGGTACTACGGCTTCTATGCCGGCAAGGGCTGGTACTGGATGCACGTCAAGCTGGTGCTGGTGCTGGTGCTGGTGGGCTACCATGCCTGGTGCTGGAGGCTGTACCGGGATTTCGCCGCCAACCGCAACCGCCATGGTCATGTGTGGTTCCGCTGGTTCAACGAACTGCCGGTGCTGGTCCTGGTATGCGTGGTCATCCTAGTCATCGTCAAGCCGTTCTGA
- a CDS encoding GspH/FimT family pseudopilin — protein MRQAGFTLMEAMIVVSIIAIILAIATPSYQAMIRDSRLVAASEELLTSLMLARTEAIKRNRAVVICNSANPTASNPACITANPNWATGWIIFATNGSGTNYDRANDTLIRVGNQVEGVDRLGVNNNITRIRFHSMINASAQTVDFEFCITGRKKRVVSVDKTGRVSRSQQDTCTG, from the coding sequence ATGCGGCAAGCGGGGTTTACGCTGATGGAGGCGATGATCGTCGTCTCCATCATTGCGATCATCCTGGCCATCGCCACACCCAGCTATCAAGCGATGATCCGCGACAGCCGCCTCGTCGCCGCCTCGGAGGAACTGCTCACCAGCCTGATGCTGGCGCGTACCGAAGCGATCAAACGCAACCGCGCGGTGGTGATCTGCAATTCGGCCAACCCAACGGCCAGCAATCCTGCCTGCATCACGGCCAATCCCAACTGGGCCACGGGCTGGATCATCTTCGCCACCAACGGCAGCGGTACGAACTACGACAGGGCAAACGACACGCTCATCCGTGTGGGCAATCAAGTGGAAGGCGTGGACCGTCTTGGCGTCAACAACAACATCACCCGGATCCGCTTCCACTCGATGATCAACGCGAGTGCCCAGACCGTGGACTTCGAGTTCTGCATCACGGGACGCAAGAAACGGGTGGTCAGCGTCGACAAGACCGGCCGGGTCTCTAGATCGCAGCAAGATACATGTACCGGCTAA